A stretch of the Polynucleobacter tropicus genome encodes the following:
- the trmD gene encoding tRNA (guanosine(37)-N1)-methyltransferase TrmD, whose amino-acid sequence MRFDVVTLFPEMFSALTKWGVTGRACEQSLASVHLWNPRDFCNDPRKTVDDRAYGGGPGMVMMAKPLEDTVAGIRTAHAKEGVKSGPICLLAPQGERFSQKIATDIVNYGNLSFICGRYEAVDQRFIDRNVDLQLSIGDFVLSGGEIPAMAIMDAVIRLIPGALGDGESAVQDSFMNGLLDYPHYTRPEIYENLSVPDVLLGGHHAKIADWRRQKSLELTLRLRPDLIESARANGLLTREDEQFLRSL is encoded by the coding sequence ATGCGCTTTGATGTAGTCACTCTCTTTCCGGAAATGTTCTCCGCACTTACTAAGTGGGGTGTTACTGGGCGCGCATGCGAACAATCTTTGGCCAGTGTGCATTTATGGAATCCAAGAGATTTTTGTAACGATCCCCGCAAGACTGTTGATGATCGTGCTTATGGTGGCGGTCCAGGAATGGTCATGATGGCCAAGCCCTTGGAAGACACAGTTGCTGGAATTCGGACTGCCCATGCCAAAGAGGGGGTCAAAAGTGGGCCAATTTGCCTTTTGGCGCCTCAAGGTGAGCGTTTTTCTCAGAAGATAGCAACAGATATCGTCAATTACGGTAATTTAAGCTTTATTTGTGGTCGATATGAGGCTGTAGACCAGCGTTTTATCGACCGTAATGTCGATTTACAGCTCTCAATCGGCGATTTTGTGCTTTCTGGGGGTGAAATTCCTGCTATGGCGATTATGGATGCCGTCATTAGGCTGATTCCAGGGGCTCTTGGGGATGGTGAATCCGCCGTTCAGGACAGCTTTATGAACGGTCTTTTGGACTATCCGCACTACACAAGACCTGAGATTTATGAAAATTTATCGGTTCCGGACGTGCTTTTAGGTGGACATCACGCTAAAATAGCGGATTGGCGTCGGCAGAAGTCTTTAGAGCTAACGTTAAGGCTAAGGCCAGATTTAATTGAATCTGCCAGAGCCAATGGGTTGCTAACCCGAGAAGATGAACAATTTCTTCGCTCGCTGTGA
- a CDS encoding electron transfer flavoprotein subunit beta/FixA family protein — protein MKILVAVKRVVDYNVKVRVKSDNSGVDIANVKMSMNPFDEIAVEEAVRLKEAGVATEVVVVTAGVTQCQETLRTALAIGADRAILVETDAELQPLAVAKILKALSEKEQAQIIILGKQAIDDDSNQTGQMLASLMDIPQATFASKVVVADGKATVTREVDGGLETIALSLPAVITTDLRLNEPRYVTLPNIMKAKKKTIDTITPDSLGVDIAPRLKTIKVEEPPKRSAGVMVADVAALVEKLKNEAKVI, from the coding sequence ATGAAAATCTTAGTAGCTGTTAAGCGTGTAGTGGATTACAACGTCAAAGTGCGCGTGAAGTCCGATAACTCTGGTGTGGACATCGCCAACGTCAAAATGAGCATGAACCCTTTTGATGAGATCGCGGTTGAAGAAGCTGTCAGACTTAAAGAAGCTGGTGTAGCAACTGAAGTGGTAGTGGTTACCGCAGGCGTTACCCAGTGCCAAGAAACTCTCCGCACTGCTTTAGCGATTGGCGCTGACCGTGCTATCTTGGTTGAAACCGATGCCGAGTTGCAGCCTTTAGCGGTAGCTAAGATTCTCAAGGCACTCTCCGAAAAAGAACAGGCTCAAATTATTATTTTGGGCAAACAAGCGATTGATGACGATAGTAATCAAACTGGTCAGATGTTGGCTAGCTTGATGGATATTCCACAAGCGACATTTGCATCTAAAGTAGTTGTTGCTGATGGTAAAGCTACCGTAACTCGCGAAGTTGATGGCGGTTTAGAAACTATTGCATTGTCATTGCCAGCAGTCATTACTACCGACTTACGTCTCAATGAGCCACGCTATGTGACTTTGCCAAACATCATGAAGGCCAAGAAAAAGACGATCGATACGATTACCCCGGATAGCTTGGGTGTTGACATCGCCCCACGTCTTAAAACGATCAAAGTAGAAGAGCCGCCTAAGCGTAGCGCGGGTGTCATGGTTGCTGATGTGGCCGCTCTTGTTGAAAAACTCAAAAATGAAGCGAAGGTGATTTAA
- a CDS encoding acyl-CoA dehydrogenase encodes MPYVAPVKDMLFVMNELAGLSEVVAYPSYAEAGADVDLAPAILEESAKFNQDVVAPLNWSGDQNPSSWKDGVVSTTPGFKNAFEQFAAAGWQGVVHPAEFGGQGLPKLIATACFEMVHSASLSFALCPMLTDGAIEALLTAASPELQERYVPSMISGEWTGSMCLTEPQAGSDLSMVRARAVPEGDGTYKIFGTKIFITYGEHDMAKNIIHLVLARTPDAPEGVKGISLFVVPKFLVNADGTLGERNDVHCVSIEHKLGIKASPTAVLQFGDHGGAVGYLVGEENRGLEYMFVMMNAARFAVGMQGIAVAERAYQKAVQYAKDRVQSRDLAGSPGPVAIIHQPDVKRMLMTMRAYTEAARALAYYAAAAYDAQHAAPDEAVRKSNQALYEFLVPIVKGFSTEMSIEVASLGVQVHGGMGFIEETGAAQHYRDARILTIYEGTTAIQANDLIGRKTVRDGGATAKVFSEKIAETEKELAAGGSADAKAVLKQLSIGRAAFDEAVAYILANAKTNTKAVYAGSCAYLRLAGLVLSAWQMARSLLAAERLRDSDPAFYNTKIATARFFIENLLPQAQGLATSIVEGGYSANALEVEQF; translated from the coding sequence ATGCCATATGTAGCCCCTGTAAAAGATATGTTGTTTGTGATGAACGAATTGGCGGGGCTATCTGAAGTTGTGGCTTACCCATCGTATGCGGAGGCAGGCGCTGATGTTGATTTGGCTCCAGCGATTTTGGAAGAGTCGGCAAAGTTCAATCAAGATGTTGTTGCGCCGCTTAATTGGTCCGGTGATCAAAATCCAAGCTCTTGGAAGGATGGCGTTGTAAGTACAACACCTGGATTTAAAAATGCATTTGAGCAGTTTGCGGCTGCGGGCTGGCAGGGAGTGGTTCATCCCGCCGAGTTTGGTGGTCAAGGCTTACCAAAACTCATTGCAACAGCTTGCTTTGAAATGGTTCATTCAGCAAGTCTATCGTTTGCTTTGTGCCCCATGTTGACTGATGGTGCGATTGAGGCTTTGTTGACTGCTGCTAGCCCGGAACTTCAAGAGCGTTATGTTCCCAGCATGATCTCTGGCGAGTGGACTGGCTCCATGTGTTTGACAGAGCCACAAGCAGGATCAGATTTATCGATGGTGCGTGCACGTGCCGTTCCAGAAGGTGATGGCACTTACAAGATCTTTGGCACCAAAATCTTTATCACCTATGGTGAGCACGATATGGCCAAGAATATTATTCACTTGGTCTTGGCAAGAACGCCAGATGCGCCTGAGGGCGTTAAAGGAATTTCACTCTTTGTTGTGCCTAAGTTCTTAGTGAATGCAGACGGCACTTTGGGTGAGCGCAATGATGTACATTGTGTTTCGATTGAGCATAAGCTAGGCATTAAAGCGAGTCCGACAGCAGTATTGCAATTTGGTGATCACGGCGGTGCTGTTGGTTACTTAGTAGGCGAAGAGAATCGCGGCCTTGAGTACATGTTTGTGATGATGAATGCCGCCCGCTTCGCAGTAGGGATGCAAGGTATTGCGGTGGCTGAGCGTGCTTATCAAAAGGCAGTGCAATATGCTAAAGACCGTGTGCAAAGTCGTGATCTAGCAGGATCTCCTGGTCCTGTAGCGATTATTCATCAGCCTGACGTTAAACGTATGTTGATGACAATGCGCGCCTATACAGAGGCAGCTCGTGCTTTAGCGTATTACGCTGCAGCGGCTTACGATGCGCAACACGCAGCGCCTGATGAAGCGGTACGAAAATCAAATCAAGCTTTGTATGAATTCTTAGTGCCGATTGTGAAGGGCTTCTCTACCGAGATGTCGATTGAAGTTGCTAGTTTGGGTGTACAGGTGCATGGTGGCATGGGCTTCATTGAAGAGACTGGTGCTGCACAACACTATCGCGATGCACGTATCTTGACGATTTATGAAGGCACAACTGCGATTCAGGCAAATGACTTAATTGGTCGTAAGACTGTGCGTGATGGTGGCGCTACCGCTAAAGTATTTTCGGAAAAGATTGCAGAAACTGAAAAAGAGTTAGCAGCTGGTGGCAGCGCAGATGCAAAAGCAGTGTTAAAGCAATTATCAATTGGCCGCGCTGCATTTGATGAGGCCGTTGCTTATATCCTGGCCAATGCAAAAACAAATACCAAGGCTGTATATGCAGGTAGCTGCGCTTATTTACGTTTAGCTGGTTTGGTGCTCAGTGCTTGGCAAATGGCTCGTAGCTTGTTAGCTGCCGAACGTTTGCGTGACAGCGACCCTGCTTTCTACAATACCAAGATCGCTACTGCTCGATTCTTTATCGAGAACTTATTGCCTCAAGCTCAGGGCTTGGCGACATCGATTGTTGAGGGTGGCTATTCTGCTAACGCTTTGGAAGTAGAGCAGTTCTAG
- a CDS encoding histone deacetylase family protein codes for MTTGYITHPDFLKHEMGSHHPECPERIQAINDQMIRSGIDHFLHHLDAPLASEDQLELVHSPDHIAFVKEQAPQSGYAMLDGDTIMNPHTWQASLRAAGAAIAGVDAVMKGEVENVFCAVRPPGHHAEPTRSMGFCLFDNVAIAARYAMETYGIERVAIIDFDVHHGNGTEAAFFNDPSVLMCSFFQHPFYPYSGLDHANNMVNVPLPAATRGDVVRSIVEEKWLPALRNFEPQLIIISAGFDAHREDDLGQMGLVEDDYVWITKRLKEVAHEFANDRIVSCLEGGYNLSALGRSVVAHVKALADI; via the coding sequence ATGACAACAGGATACATAACTCATCCCGATTTTCTGAAACACGAGATGGGTAGTCATCACCCTGAATGTCCAGAACGCATTCAGGCAATTAATGATCAAATGATCCGCAGTGGTATCGATCACTTCCTGCATCACTTGGATGCGCCATTAGCTAGTGAAGATCAACTCGAGTTAGTGCATAGCCCAGACCATATTGCCTTTGTAAAAGAGCAGGCGCCACAGAGTGGGTATGCCATGCTTGATGGCGACACCATTATGAATCCGCATACTTGGCAAGCCTCTTTACGTGCGGCTGGTGCCGCAATAGCTGGCGTTGATGCTGTAATGAAGGGCGAAGTTGAAAATGTGTTTTGCGCAGTAAGGCCTCCTGGTCATCACGCAGAGCCAACACGCTCAATGGGTTTTTGTCTCTTTGATAACGTTGCCATTGCCGCACGATATGCGATGGAGACCTACGGAATAGAACGTGTGGCAATTATTGATTTTGATGTGCATCACGGCAATGGAACTGAAGCCGCATTCTTCAATGATCCAAGCGTGTTGATGTGCAGTTTCTTCCAGCACCCGTTTTACCCATACAGCGGTCTTGATCACGCTAACAATATGGTCAATGTGCCTTTGCCTGCCGCGACCCGTGGCGATGTGGTGCGTTCGATTGTTGAGGAAAAGTGGCTACCAGCCCTACGCAATTTTGAGCCGCAACTCATCATTATATCTGCGGGATTTGATGCTCATCGTGAAGATGATTTAGGCCAGATGGGATTGGTAGAAGACGATTATGTGTGGATCACTAAGCGCTTAAAAGAAGTTGCGCATGAGTTCGCTAATGATCGCATCGTGAGTTGCCTAGAAGGTGGTTATAACCTATCCGCTTTAGGTCGCAGTGTTGTAGCTCACGTAAAAGCATTGGCTGATATCTAA
- a CDS encoding electron transfer flavoprotein subunit alpha/FixB family protein — protein sequence MAALVIAEHDNQSLKAATLNAVAAALQCSPEVDVLVAGSSADAAAASAAQIAGVRKVIQIDAANLADQLAEPLAAQILSVAKNYSHILAPATANGKNVLPRVAAKLDVAQLSDITKVVSPDTFERPIYAGNAIATVQSADPIKVITVRTTGFDPVAATGGSAAVEKASADDSANKSSFVGRELTKSDRPELTAAKIIVSGGRGLGSGEKYEELIVPLADKLGAALGASRAAVDAGYVPNDYQVGQTGKIVAPQLYVAVGISGAIQHLAGMKDSKVIVAINKDPEAPIFGVADYGLVADLFTAVPELTKALS from the coding sequence ATGGCTGCACTCGTTATTGCTGAACACGACAATCAATCTTTAAAAGCCGCCACTTTAAATGCGGTTGCTGCTGCTTTGCAGTGTTCCCCAGAAGTGGACGTATTAGTTGCTGGTAGCAGCGCTGATGCGGCTGCAGCTTCTGCAGCGCAAATTGCTGGTGTGCGTAAAGTCATTCAAATTGATGCAGCTAATTTAGCTGATCAATTAGCGGAACCTTTGGCAGCGCAAATTCTTTCTGTGGCCAAAAACTATAGCCACATATTAGCCCCTGCAACTGCTAATGGTAAGAATGTATTGCCACGCGTTGCAGCTAAGCTTGATGTTGCTCAGTTATCTGACATTACTAAAGTGGTTTCACCTGATACGTTTGAGCGTCCAATCTATGCAGGTAACGCAATTGCGACAGTGCAAAGTGCTGACCCCATCAAAGTGATAACTGTGCGCACTACTGGATTTGATCCTGTTGCTGCTACAGGTGGATCTGCCGCAGTTGAAAAAGCATCTGCTGATGACTCTGCAAACAAGTCATCCTTTGTGGGTCGTGAGTTGACTAAATCTGATCGTCCAGAGCTAACTGCAGCCAAGATCATTGTGTCTGGTGGTCGTGGTTTGGGTTCTGGCGAAAAATATGAAGAGTTGATCGTGCCTTTGGCAGATAAGCTGGGTGCTGCATTGGGCGCCTCACGCGCTGCGGTTGATGCGGGCTATGTACCAAACGACTATCAAGTTGGTCAGACCGGCAAGATCGTTGCGCCACAGCTCTATGTAGCCGTTGGTATCTCTGGCGCTATTCAGCACTTGGCCGGCATGAAAGATTCCAAAGTGATCGTGGCGATTAATAAAGATCCAGAAGCGCCAATCTTTGGCGTTGCCGATTATGGTTTGGTAGCTGATCTCTTTACTGCTGTGCCCGAACTGACAAAGGCGCTTTCGTAA
- a CDS encoding CoA pyrophosphatase produces the protein MSKTSTPEVGAINVAAPPGFDAQAIPIHEVCADQKKVAPEFLEPQALKARLQSPPQWEPEITDENRHVIAADIIARRQAAGKVTRAAVLIPLLLKEGGLSVLLTQRTNHLRDHAGQISFPGGRMDPEDQSPNDTALRESHEEIGLNPSRVEIIGHLPEYLTVSGYSVTPVVGLVQPQAEYVLDEFEVADVFEVPLQFLLDPANHQVRLWETEQGGRRFYSMPYENRFIWGATAGMLRNLYHLLKV, from the coding sequence ATGTCAAAAACATCCACTCCTGAAGTAGGCGCAATTAATGTCGCTGCGCCTCCAGGCTTTGATGCGCAGGCCATTCCGATTCATGAAGTGTGCGCAGATCAAAAGAAGGTGGCGCCAGAATTTTTGGAGCCTCAAGCTTTAAAAGCGAGATTGCAGTCGCCTCCCCAGTGGGAACCAGAAATCACCGACGAGAATCGCCATGTGATCGCCGCTGATATCATTGCGCGTCGTCAGGCTGCTGGCAAGGTCACTCGCGCAGCGGTATTAATTCCACTGCTATTAAAAGAAGGTGGCTTATCGGTTTTGCTAACACAAAGAACAAATCATTTGCGCGACCATGCTGGGCAGATTAGTTTTCCTGGTGGTCGTATGGACCCAGAAGATCAAAGTCCAAATGACACTGCTTTAAGAGAGAGTCATGAGGAGATTGGTTTGAATCCTAGTCGAGTCGAGATTATTGGTCATTTACCGGAGTATTTGACTGTTTCTGGTTATAGCGTCACGCCAGTGGTCGGATTAGTGCAGCCTCAGGCAGAGTATGTCTTAGATGAGTTTGAAGTAGCGGATGTATTTGAGGTGCCGCTACAGTTTTTGTTGGATCCTGCCAACCATCAAGTTAGACTATGGGAAACCGAGCAAGGCGGACGTCGTTTTTATTCAATGCCTTATGAGAACCGCTTTATTTGGGGTGCTACTGCGGGAATGTTACGTAACCTATATCATTTATTAAAAGTATGA
- a CDS encoding CobD/CbiB family protein, with the protein MTFFSILFALIAEQYRPVTSQHWIVRMSTRWLDWVAKEFGGKTEEGASPVGARMACLVAFILPTFLVFIVYVVCMVTYPILGFLWNVAIAYLFFGFRQFSHSFTLVHEAIEAHDLPAARAALGEWYGPELDTSDLTETEVISLALERAIIGSHHHVFGVLFWFMMPMGPAGVVLYRLADIAAQRWSERGDYNLSESARHFFYVIDWIPSRITAMGFAIVGNFEGAVYAWRYLTQKWSDSLSAVILAAGSGALGVRLGEPLSEPDSDEALRMAEAGEPLVYEVGLEPTERTMRSAVGLVWRLVIAWMALLLMLTIALWLG; encoded by the coding sequence ATGACTTTCTTTTCTATTCTCTTCGCCCTGATAGCCGAGCAATATCGCCCGGTTACTTCTCAACACTGGATTGTGCGCATGAGCACACGCTGGTTGGATTGGGTTGCTAAAGAGTTTGGTGGCAAAACGGAAGAGGGTGCTAGCCCAGTTGGCGCACGCATGGCATGCTTGGTTGCTTTTATATTGCCAACCTTTTTGGTATTCATCGTTTATGTCGTTTGTATGGTGACATATCCGATCCTCGGATTTTTGTGGAACGTTGCGATCGCCTATTTGTTTTTTGGCTTTCGTCAATTTAGTCATTCATTCACCTTGGTGCATGAGGCGATTGAAGCTCATGATTTGCCAGCAGCTCGCGCTGCCTTAGGTGAGTGGTATGGTCCTGAACTTGATACTTCTGATCTTACTGAAACGGAAGTAATTTCATTGGCGCTTGAGCGCGCCATCATTGGCTCGCATCACCATGTATTTGGCGTGCTGTTTTGGTTCATGATGCCAATGGGTCCAGCTGGCGTTGTGCTCTATCGCTTGGCAGACATCGCTGCGCAACGTTGGTCAGAGCGTGGCGATTACAACTTGAGCGAATCCGCGCGCCATTTCTTCTACGTGATTGACTGGATTCCATCACGTATTACAGCGATGGGTTTTGCGATCGTGGGCAATTTCGAGGGTGCGGTGTATGCATGGCGTTACCTCACGCAGAAGTGGTCTGATTCTTTATCAGCAGTGATCTTAGCTGCAGGTAGTGGCGCACTTGGAGTGCGTTTGGGCGAGCCATTAAGTGAGCCTGATAGTGATGAGGCTTTGCGTATGGCTGAGGCTGGCGAGCCTTTGGTTTATGAGGTAGGTCTGGAGCCTACGGAACGCACGATGCGCTCAGCAGTGGGATTGGTGTGGCGCTTGGTTATCGCTTGGATGGCTTTGTTGCTAATGCTGACCATCGCTCTTTGGCTTGGCTAA
- a CDS encoding META domain-containing protein gives MPHKMPHLRPTKQISKRSFLTLLLLSLGFIGGCANIIPPCGAKISPPSSELRNTRWELTRWNLTPNSKGEVRARQIPQGEASNPIQIAFDANGQRVSGSTGCNRFTAELDEDSRGFSLSKISSTKMACTPQRMELENDFLYQLNDYRSIIRNGDQLLMVGNDREVLSFTQRQSTQPTNK, from the coding sequence ATGCCCCATAAAATGCCCCATTTACGCCCCACTAAACAGATCTCAAAAAGGTCGTTTCTGACCCTTTTACTCCTGAGCCTGGGTTTTATCGGTGGCTGCGCTAACATTATCCCGCCCTGTGGCGCCAAAATTAGCCCACCAAGCAGTGAGCTACGCAACACCCGCTGGGAGCTCACTCGCTGGAATTTGACCCCCAATAGCAAGGGCGAGGTGCGCGCCCGTCAAATACCTCAAGGAGAGGCGAGCAACCCTATTCAAATCGCTTTTGATGCCAATGGGCAACGCGTCAGTGGATCAACAGGCTGCAATCGCTTTACTGCTGAACTAGATGAAGATTCACGTGGGTTTAGCTTAAGCAAAATCTCTAGCACTAAGATGGCCTGCACTCCCCAGCGCATGGAATTAGAGAATGACTTTCTGTATCAACTTAATGACTACCGCAGCATCATTCGCAATGGCGATCAATTGCTAATGGTTGGAAACGATCGTGAAGTATTAAGTTTTACTCAACGCCAATCTACACAACCCACCAACAAATAA
- the rimM gene encoding ribosome maturation factor RimM (Essential for efficient processing of 16S rRNA), whose amino-acid sequence MSTPSLNDLIELGAISEAQGLRGQVKVRPHSSDPVALLSSKTVWLSLIPRRDLSLSTVSSASAPHNSKASLSEYKVKGAKMHSGNVVMTLDGVDDRDQALALKGARILVARDAFPKADKDDYYWVDLIGCHAINLQKESLGEVIDVTENGAHGVIAIGELVKKEVRYLVPFVKEVVQSVDLPNKVITLDWQLDWQ is encoded by the coding sequence ATGAGTACGCCTTCCCTAAATGATTTAATAGAACTTGGCGCCATTTCTGAGGCCCAAGGTTTGCGAGGACAAGTGAAGGTAAGACCTCACTCATCAGATCCCGTAGCACTTCTTTCTTCTAAAACCGTTTGGCTTTCTTTGATTCCTCGTAGGGATTTGAGTCTCTCTACTGTCTCTAGCGCTTCTGCTCCACATAACTCTAAGGCTTCCTTGAGTGAATATAAAGTGAAGGGCGCAAAGATGCACAGCGGTAATGTCGTAATGACATTAGATGGTGTGGATGATCGCGATCAGGCATTGGCGCTAAAAGGCGCGCGTATCTTAGTAGCGCGTGATGCATTTCCAAAAGCAGACAAGGATGATTACTACTGGGTTGATCTGATTGGATGTCATGCAATCAATTTGCAAAAAGAATCACTTGGTGAAGTAATTGATGTCACCGAGAATGGCGCCCATGGTGTCATTGCTATCGGCGAACTTGTTAAGAAAGAAGTTCGATACCTCGTGCCTTTTGTAAAAGAAGTAGTGCAAAGCGTGGATTTACCAAATAAGGTCATCACACTTGATTGGCAATTAGATTGGCAATAA
- the rpsP gene encoding 30S ribosomal protein S16: MVVIRLARGGSKKRPFYSIVATDKRNRRDSNFIERIGYFNPNAAESEQAMRIAQDRLTYWTGVGAQVSPTVVRLIKNNPAA; the protein is encoded by the coding sequence ATGGTCGTCATTCGACTAGCTCGTGGTGGCTCTAAGAAGCGCCCTTTTTACAGCATCGTTGCTACTGATAAGCGCAACCGTCGTGACTCGAACTTTATCGAGCGTATTGGCTACTTCAATCCAAACGCTGCAGAATCTGAGCAAGCAATGCGCATCGCTCAAGATCGTTTGACTTACTGGACTGGCGTTGGTGCACAAGTTTCTCCAACAGTAGTTCGTTTAATCAAAAACAATCCTGCTGCTTAA
- a CDS encoding acyl-CoA synthetase has translation MANIYEQGLERNSANYTPITPLLFLERSAEIYPKKVAIVHGKLRQTWAQTYDRCRRLASALQKHGVGIGDTVAVMLPNTPPMVEAHFGIPMAGAVLNALNTRLDPESVAFMLNHGEAKVVIVDPEFSGVMKKALEIAKKDSGRDFLVIDVEEKEFDVPGEKLGKLTYEQLLAEGDPQFAWQVPADEWQAICLNYTSGTTGNPKGVVYHHRGAAINAVSNVLDWDINKHPVYLWTLPMFHCNGWCFPWTIAARAGINVCLRRVDAQHIFAAIKEHGVTHYCAAPIVHNLLVNAPDELKAGVPAGVKGLIAGAAPPASIIEGMEKLGFDLTHVYGLTEVYGPAAVCVKQEEWDDMDIGERARLNARQGVRYHMQQAIDVLDPETMKPVPADGETMGEIMFKGNIAMKGYLKNEKATKEAFEGGWFHSGDLAVKNPDGYVKIKDRSKDIIISGGENISSIEVEDVLYRHPAVIAAAVVAKPDPKWGETPCAFLEVKPGVEVTPADIIAHCKQHLAGFKVPKAIVFGELPKTSTGKIQKFELRKQAGSAAAIDV, from the coding sequence ATGGCAAATATTTATGAACAGGGTCTAGAGCGTAATTCAGCGAATTACACCCCGATTACTCCACTGTTGTTCTTAGAAAGATCAGCCGAGATCTATCCTAAAAAAGTAGCCATCGTGCATGGCAAGTTACGTCAGACTTGGGCGCAGACCTATGATCGTTGCCGTCGCTTAGCAAGCGCCTTGCAAAAGCATGGCGTTGGGATTGGCGATACTGTTGCCGTCATGCTTCCTAATACGCCCCCTATGGTGGAAGCCCACTTTGGTATTCCGATGGCTGGCGCTGTATTGAATGCCTTAAATACCCGCTTAGACCCAGAGTCTGTTGCCTTCATGCTTAATCACGGTGAGGCAAAAGTGGTAATCGTCGATCCAGAATTTTCTGGCGTTATGAAAAAAGCGCTTGAGATTGCCAAGAAAGATAGCGGTCGTGACTTCTTGGTAATTGATGTGGAAGAAAAAGAATTTGATGTGCCTGGCGAGAAGTTGGGTAAGTTAACTTATGAGCAGTTGCTAGCTGAAGGCGATCCTCAGTTTGCATGGCAAGTGCCCGCTGATGAGTGGCAAGCGATTTGCTTAAATTACACCTCTGGTACTACAGGCAATCCAAAAGGCGTGGTGTATCACCACCGTGGTGCAGCGATTAATGCCGTATCCAATGTTTTGGACTGGGATATCAACAAACATCCAGTGTATTTGTGGACACTCCCAATGTTCCATTGCAATGGTTGGTGTTTCCCGTGGACGATTGCCGCGCGTGCAGGCATTAACGTCTGCTTGCGTCGTGTAGATGCGCAACATATTTTTGCCGCCATTAAAGAGCATGGTGTTACTCACTACTGCGCGGCACCGATCGTGCATAACTTGCTAGTGAATGCCCCGGACGAGCTCAAGGCCGGCGTGCCTGCGGGCGTGAAGGGCTTGATCGCAGGTGCTGCGCCTCCAGCCTCCATTATTGAAGGTATGGAAAAGTTAGGCTTCGATCTAACCCACGTATACGGCTTAACTGAAGTGTATGGCCCCGCTGCAGTTTGCGTGAAGCAAGAAGAGTGGGATGACATGGATATTGGTGAGCGTGCTCGTTTAAATGCGCGTCAAGGCGTTCGCTATCACATGCAACAAGCGATTGATGTTTTGGATCCAGAAACAATGAAGCCTGTTCCTGCCGATGGCGAAACCATGGGCGAGATTATGTTTAAGGGCAATATCGCCATGAAGGGCTACCTTAAGAATGAAAAAGCTACCAAAGAAGCATTCGAGGGTGGCTGGTTCCATTCAGGGGATTTGGCGGTGAAGAACCCCGATGGTTACGTCAAGATTAAAGACCGTAGCAAAGACATCATTATTTCTGGTGGTGAGAATATTTCATCAATCGAGGTAGAGGATGTGCTTTATCGTCATCCAGCAGTGATCGCTGCGGCGGTGGTAGCTAAGCCAGATCCAAAGTGGGGCGAGACGCCATGCGCATTCTTGGAGGTTAAGCCTGGCGTTGAAGTAACACCTGCTGACATCATTGCCCACTGCAAGCAACATTTGGCGGGCTTTAAGGTTCCCAAGGCGATTGTGTTTGGGGAGTTGCCAAAGACATCTACAGGAAAAATTCAGAAGTTTGAATTGCGCAAGCAGGCTGGTTCTGCGGCTGCAATCGATGTCTAG
- the rplS gene encoding 50S ribosomal protein L19, whose protein sequence is MNLIAKIEQEEIARLSANKTIPSFAPGDTVIVSVNVVEGTRKRTQAFEGVVIAKRNRGLNSSFIVRKISSGEGVERTFQTYSPLIASVEVKRRGDVRRAKLYYLRDRSGKSARIKEKLQARNKPEAATVAE, encoded by the coding sequence ATGAATTTAATCGCAAAAATTGAGCAAGAAGAAATTGCTCGCTTAAGTGCTAATAAAACAATCCCAAGCTTTGCGCCTGGCGATACAGTGATTGTTAGTGTTAACGTTGTTGAAGGTACACGTAAGCGTACCCAGGCCTTTGAAGGTGTTGTGATTGCAAAACGCAATCGCGGACTCAATTCAAGCTTTATCGTGCGTAAGATTTCTTCTGGTGAAGGCGTTGAGCGTACATTCCAAACTTACTCACCATTGATCGCTAGCGTTGAAGTAAAACGTCGCGGTGATGTGCGTCGTGCGAAGTTGTACTACTTGCGCGATCGCTCTGGTAAGTCTGCGCGTATTAAAGAAAAGCTCCAAGCTCGCAACAAGCCAGAGGCTGCTACAGTCGCTGAGTAA